A genomic stretch from Corynebacterium kutscheri includes:
- a CDS encoding electron transfer flavoprotein subunit beta/FixA family protein — translation MPAIVVLVKHVPDTWSTRTLEADFTLDREGVDEVIDEVNEFGVEQALRIKEAHPEYRVVALTAGGAAADEALRKALAMGADQAVHLNDPALAGSDVLGTAWALVHAINTIEDVQLIISGVASSDGSMGALPGIISEYRQQPALTSLKSVAVNGTTITGVRETAAGDYELSATLPAIVSITDKADKPRFANFKGIMAAKKAEVTQLTLADIGVDPAHVGLAHAATAVVAATKRPARVAGEVVRADAATAAKKIAEYLSELG, via the coding sequence ATGCCCGCAATTGTGGTTCTGGTTAAACATGTACCAGACACTTGGTCTACACGCACTCTTGAGGCCGATTTCACCCTTGACCGAGAAGGCGTTGATGAAGTTATCGACGAGGTTAATGAGTTTGGTGTAGAACAGGCACTGCGTATTAAAGAAGCACACCCGGAATACCGCGTGGTGGCTTTGACCGCCGGTGGCGCTGCTGCTGATGAGGCGCTACGTAAGGCCTTAGCAATGGGCGCGGATCAAGCCGTACACCTTAACGATCCAGCATTAGCCGGCTCAGATGTACTAGGTACTGCGTGGGCATTGGTACATGCAATTAATACCATCGAAGACGTACAGTTGATTATTAGTGGTGTGGCTAGTTCGGATGGTTCTATGGGCGCACTGCCCGGTATTATTAGCGAATATCGGCAACAGCCAGCGTTAACTTCACTAAAATCAGTAGCGGTGAATGGCACAACTATTACCGGTGTACGAGAAACTGCTGCTGGCGATTATGAGCTTAGCGCTACCTTGCCTGCTATTGTGAGCATAACGGATAAAGCCGATAAACCGCGTTTTGCTAATTTCAAAGGCATTATGGCAGCTAAAAAAGCAGAGGTCACACAGCTTACTCTTGCCGATATTGGCGTTGATCCTGCGCACGTTGGTTTGGCTCATGCAGCAACTGCAGTGGTAGCAGCAACTAAACGTCCAGCACGTGTTGCCGGTGAAGTGGTACGAGCAGATGCTGCTACCGCAGCTAAGAAAATTGCCGAATACCTTAGTGAACTGGGATAA
- a CDS encoding electron transfer flavoprotein subunit alpha/FixB family protein — protein sequence MNAYVLVEHLAGTLSPVTGELITAAKVFGEVTAVVVGDATPYLEQLRELGASSIVGAHCADIDQRLVLPETDALHALAAQTPAPIIIAAGATGNEIAGRLAARLASGVLCDVVGINPDRSAKMSIFGDSIEISAAVGGTSPIYTLRPGAIAADPTPGAGALSNFDLPSAGVKDVQVLSFSPAEAGDRPDLAQAKVVIAGGRGLDGEEGFQNLAEPLADTLGGAVGATRDAVDLGWYPQQFQIGQTGVTVSPDIYIGLGISGAIQHTSGMQTAKKIIVINSDEDAPFFQIADLGVVGDVHEIVPLLMNELS from the coding sequence ATGAATGCTTATGTTTTAGTTGAGCACCTAGCAGGTACGCTTTCTCCAGTTACCGGTGAACTTATTACGGCAGCCAAAGTTTTTGGTGAAGTCACCGCAGTTGTTGTCGGTGATGCTACACCCTATCTGGAACAGCTGCGTGAACTAGGTGCAAGTAGCATCGTTGGTGCACATTGTGCTGATATTGACCAGCGATTAGTGCTACCAGAAACCGATGCGCTACACGCCCTTGCCGCTCAAACCCCAGCGCCAATTATTATTGCTGCGGGAGCTACTGGTAATGAGATCGCCGGCAGACTAGCCGCACGTTTGGCTTCTGGAGTGCTTTGCGATGTAGTTGGCATTAATCCTGATCGCAGCGCAAAGATGTCTATTTTTGGCGACAGTATTGAGATTTCTGCCGCCGTAGGTGGAACCAGCCCTATTTACACGCTTCGTCCTGGAGCTATTGCCGCTGACCCAACCCCTGGTGCTGGTGCACTCAGTAATTTTGATCTACCATCTGCTGGGGTAAAAGATGTCCAAGTTTTAAGCTTTAGCCCGGCAGAAGCTGGCGATCGGCCGGATCTTGCGCAAGCAAAGGTGGTTATTGCTGGTGGACGTGGTCTTGATGGAGAAGAAGGTTTTCAGAACCTTGCTGAACCACTTGCCGACACTCTAGGTGGGGCAGTTGGGGCAACCCGTGATGCTGTTGATTTGGGTTGGTACCCACAACAATTCCAAATTGGCCAAACTGGCGTTACTGTTAGCCCAGATATTTATATTGGTTTGGGTATCTCTGGTGCTATTCAGCACACTTCGGGTATGCAAACCGCTAAAAAGATCATTGTTATCAACAGCGACGAGGATGCTCCATTTTTCCAGATCGCTGATTTAGGTGTAGTCGGCGATGTACACGAAATTGTGCCACTATTAATGAATGAACTCAGCTAA
- a CDS encoding THUMP-like domain-containing protein, with product MSYTPHEVRFLLAHKNEIQAISEQLELSSHSQLKDLDQLRSRFGEYARAVMELIQARKKAATKLPKQWLMCHESAQQATALAVAQIRMQRLAQYTHRVHDVTCSIGTEGAAATAAGLEYHGSDLDFSRILMARNNVPAGLYSCADATVPAASGAEVIIADPARRSHGRRISSPEDLLPPLPTLIDAWGTTPMAIKCAPGLDFRFWNGLVSLVSVDGGVKEACLYSPELVADKLRREAVVIKVSGQYRIDDSYEDEIIVDKPGKYIVDPDGAIVRAGLVRHYGHRENLWMLDEHIAYLSGDQLPAGTSGFEFIESVSLKKLKSALAAHGCGSLEILVRGVYIDPDQLRKKLKLSGNRAMAVVIARIAHSAVAMICNSRTAAVPLP from the coding sequence ATGAGCTATACCCCACACGAGGTTCGTTTTTTATTAGCACACAAAAATGAAATTCAGGCCATAAGCGAGCAACTAGAATTAAGCTCACACAGCCAATTAAAAGATCTTGATCAGCTACGAAGCCGTTTTGGTGAGTACGCCCGAGCAGTTATGGAGCTTATTCAAGCACGTAAAAAAGCCGCAACAAAACTACCTAAGCAGTGGCTTATGTGCCATGAATCAGCACAACAAGCTACCGCACTAGCAGTCGCTCAGATACGCATGCAGCGCCTAGCGCAGTATACCCACCGCGTACACGATGTGACCTGCTCTATTGGTACCGAAGGTGCAGCAGCTACCGCAGCTGGACTTGAATACCACGGAAGCGATCTAGATTTTTCGCGAATACTCATGGCTAGAAATAATGTGCCCGCCGGCCTATACAGTTGCGCCGATGCTACTGTACCGGCAGCATCAGGTGCAGAGGTTATTATTGCAGATCCTGCTCGCCGCAGCCATGGTCGGCGTATTAGCTCACCCGAAGATCTATTACCACCATTACCAACGCTTATCGACGCTTGGGGCACGACACCTATGGCTATTAAATGCGCGCCGGGATTAGATTTTAGATTTTGGAATGGACTCGTGAGTCTGGTCAGTGTTGATGGTGGAGTAAAAGAAGCTTGCTTATATTCACCAGAACTGGTGGCTGATAAGTTACGTCGGGAAGCTGTAGTAATAAAAGTATCCGGGCAGTATCGTATTGACGATAGCTATGAGGATGAGATTATCGTCGATAAGCCTGGAAAATATATTGTGGATCCTGATGGTGCAATTGTGCGTGCTGGGTTGGTGCGACATTATGGCCACCGAGAGAACCTATGGATGCTTGATGAACACATTGCCTATCTTTCTGGTGATCAATTACCCGCTGGCACGAGTGGATTTGAGTTCATTGAATCTGTCTCATTGAAAAAACTTAAATCGGCTTTAGCTGCCCATGGGTGTGGTAGCCTAGAAATTTTGGTTCGGGGAGTCTATATTGATCCCGATCAACTCCGCAAAAAGCTGAAGCTTTCTGGAAACCGAGCAATGGCAGTAGTGATTGCTCGAATTGCTCACTCGGCGGTAGCTATGATTTGTAATTCACGTACAGCAGCTGTTCCGTTGCCGTAG
- a CDS encoding cysteine desulfurase family protein: MNSAKLVYLDHAATTPLREVARQAWLEAAVCVNPAGQYASARKARSYLDTAREKIAAALGCEPIEVIFTSSGTEANNIGVLGFYRGGRIVTTEIEHPSVAEAVSHAQQKGAEIAYLGINNQGVVTDLSALEIPADVVCCMWANNETGAIQPIEKVVAAAENLAKESGITIPVHVDAVQIVGHESVNFSALGATTLAASAHKFGGPRGVGILLAKRSPAPGPVSFGGKQERGIRSGTVDVAGAYATAIALEEACAELSAERKRLSTLRDKLWREISTISEVRRFTPMNDNLAGHLHVAFPGAEGDSLIMLLDQRGIEVSTGSACHNGVNSASETLLAMGIDEKTARSAVRFTLGRTTTDEDIDLVLQHIGEVTRLARQAGMA; this comes from the coding sequence ATGAACTCAGCTAAGTTGGTATATCTCGATCACGCAGCCACCACACCTTTACGTGAGGTGGCTCGCCAGGCGTGGTTGGAAGCTGCAGTGTGTGTGAATCCAGCTGGCCAGTACGCCTCGGCGAGAAAAGCTCGCAGCTATCTTGATACCGCGCGGGAAAAGATCGCTGCTGCGCTAGGCTGTGAACCCATTGAGGTGATTTTCACTAGCTCAGGTACAGAAGCCAATAACATTGGCGTGTTGGGTTTTTATCGAGGTGGTCGTATTGTGACCACCGAGATTGAGCATCCTTCGGTAGCGGAAGCGGTGAGTCATGCTCAGCAAAAAGGGGCAGAAATAGCCTATTTAGGTATTAACAACCAAGGTGTAGTTACCGATTTATCAGCGCTTGAGATACCTGCCGATGTTGTGTGTTGTATGTGGGCAAACAATGAAACTGGTGCGATTCAACCCATAGAAAAAGTGGTAGCTGCTGCTGAAAACTTAGCTAAAGAAAGTGGCATTACCATCCCAGTTCATGTTGATGCGGTACAGATTGTTGGTCATGAATCTGTAAACTTCTCAGCGCTTGGTGCCACGACACTTGCTGCTAGTGCACACAAGTTTGGTGGTCCTCGGGGAGTAGGCATACTTTTAGCGAAACGTTCGCCTGCACCTGGGCCAGTAAGCTTTGGTGGTAAACAAGAACGTGGGATTCGCTCGGGCACAGTAGACGTTGCTGGTGCTTATGCCACTGCTATTGCTTTAGAAGAAGCTTGTGCTGAATTATCCGCAGAACGAAAGCGTCTTAGTACATTGCGCGATAAATTGTGGCGGGAAATAAGTACTATCTCCGAGGTTCGTCGGTTTACCCCAATGAATGATAATTTAGCTGGTCATCTACATGTGGCTTTTCCCGGTGCTGAAGGCGATAGCTTGATTATGCTGCTTGATCAGCGTGGGATTGAAGTTTCCACAGGATCGGCATGCCATAACGGAGTAAATTCGGCCAGCGAAACGTTATTGGCCATGGGAATAGATGAAAAAACCGCCCGCAGTGCAGTGCGTTTTACCTTAGGACGCACGACCACAGACGAAGACATCGACTTGGTGCTACAGCATATTGGTGAAGTGACTCGCCTAGCACGTCAAGCTGGGATGGCCTAG
- a CDS encoding NUDIX hydrolase: MSAMQPVQGLGGRKLAVTVLMIRDTAHGLEVYVQERVSSMPTFPNTTVFPGGGVDLRDFEEQYCSDGSVYNIWGKADVEQWANRLHTTNEYARGLIGGAVRELFEETGTLVAAHADGRLIDDATAYHKQRVALENHSLSLVQMLAENNLIIRSDLLFPFARWVSGVEENHHFDVYSLLAIQVPGQEPDGNNREVSSTGWFPPALILDGWRAGLLNLVLPTWAQLLQLSHYTCVAEVIADTPTFDLTPIIGTPVEDARYQEFFTHTPVRRF, translated from the coding sequence ATGTCGGCAATGCAGCCAGTTCAAGGCCTTGGCGGGCGCAAGCTCGCCGTAACAGTACTTATGATCCGCGATACCGCACATGGATTAGAGGTATACGTTCAAGAACGTGTTTCATCGATGCCTACTTTTCCTAACACAACGGTATTTCCCGGCGGTGGGGTAGATCTACGTGACTTTGAGGAACAATACTGTAGTGACGGTAGCGTGTATAACATTTGGGGTAAAGCAGACGTTGAGCAATGGGCGAACCGGCTTCACACCACCAATGAGTATGCACGTGGATTAATTGGCGGCGCGGTGCGTGAGCTATTTGAAGAAACCGGTACCTTGGTCGCCGCCCATGCCGATGGTCGACTCATTGATGATGCTACCGCATACCATAAACAGCGCGTGGCACTAGAAAATCATTCCTTATCATTGGTACAGATGCTAGCCGAAAATAATCTCATTATTCGTTCTGATCTTTTATTCCCATTTGCCCGTTGGGTATCTGGGGTAGAAGAAAATCACCACTTTGATGTCTATAGCCTGCTAGCAATTCAAGTACCTGGCCAAGAACCTGATGGAAATAACCGAGAAGTTTCATCCACCGGTTGGTTTCCACCAGCACTTATTTTAGACGGTTGGCGTGCTGGCCTGCTTAACTTGGTCTTACCCACGTGGGCACAACTATTACAACTTTCTCACTACACATGTGTTGCTGAGGTTATTGCCGATACACCTACTTTTGACCTCACCCCAATAATCGGTACCCCAGTAGAGGATGCACGCTACCAAGAGTTTTTCACCCATACTCCAGTGAGGCGGTTTTAA
- a CDS encoding ABC transporter ATP-binding protein yields the protein MTATNSATPKPYVSRFVDEERDPDLLIDFEQVEFIRSGNKILGPINWKVELDERWVIIGPNGAGKTTLIRIAAAEEYPSKGKAWIMGERVGKTDMRDLRTMIGMSSAALGNRIQDTERVKDLVISAGYAILGRWREEYEELDFDRANNILEQVGALHLADRNWGTLSEGERKRVLVARALMANPELLLLDEPSAGMDLGGREDLVSYLNQLALDADSPAIVMITHHVEEIPEGFTHAMLLDEGTVVAQGLIDDVMTSENLTKAFHQQIAVDKIDGRYFARRSRIPGQHRR from the coding sequence ATGACTGCCACGAATTCTGCTACCCCGAAGCCTTATGTATCGCGCTTTGTTGATGAAGAACGCGATCCTGATCTACTTATTGATTTTGAACAAGTGGAGTTTATCCGTAGCGGTAATAAAATCTTAGGGCCGATCAATTGGAAAGTAGAGCTTGACGAACGCTGGGTCATTATTGGTCCTAATGGGGCAGGAAAAACCACTTTGATCCGCATAGCGGCAGCAGAAGAATATCCGTCGAAAGGTAAAGCCTGGATTATGGGTGAGCGGGTAGGAAAAACCGATATGCGCGATTTACGCACCATGATTGGCATGTCTTCAGCAGCTTTAGGAAATCGCATTCAAGATACTGAACGAGTAAAAGACTTAGTTATCTCAGCAGGATATGCCATTTTAGGGCGCTGGCGTGAAGAATATGAGGAACTTGATTTTGATCGAGCAAACAACATCCTAGAACAAGTTGGTGCACTCCACCTCGCAGATCGCAACTGGGGAACACTAAGCGAAGGGGAACGCAAACGGGTGCTAGTAGCTCGCGCATTAATGGCAAACCCAGAACTTTTGCTTCTCGACGAACCAAGCGCAGGTATGGATCTTGGAGGACGCGAGGATCTAGTTAGTTATCTCAATCAACTAGCCCTTGACGCGGATTCACCAGCGATTGTGATGATTACCCATCATGTGGAAGAAATCCCAGAAGGTTTTACGCACGCCATGCTCTTAGATGAAGGAACCGTGGTTGCTCAAGGGCTCATCGATGATGTGATGACAAGCGAAAACCTTACTAAAGCCTTCCACCAGCAGATTGCCGTGGATAAGATTGACGGACGATATTTTGCCCGCCGCAGTAGGATCCCTGGCCAACATCGTCGATAA